The Solanum lycopersicum chromosome 9, SLM_r2.1 genome window below encodes:
- the LOC138338546 gene encoding uncharacterized protein — translation MTAQANRDVPPRPHQQVTTISSHLTDFTMMNPSIFYGSKVDEDPQKFLIEVYKVLCSMRVSSSEKAKLASYQLKDMDQTWYVQWMDNRSLWGGSMTWEIFKAYFLDLLFPREMREEKVTEFIDLRYGGKTVHEYSLEFIKLSKYALSLVYDPRDQMSHFVMGVLEEYKRSANRPCYMTTRTFPILWFMQEGLSRKDLSEKVEMLRGQGHLMKVPQRIRLRYKTSQI, via the coding sequence ATGACAGCTCAAGCCAATCGGGATGTTCCTCcccgtcctcatcaacaagtcactactattTCTTCCCATCTAACGGACTTCACTATGATGAACCCTTCTATTTTctatgggtctaaggttgatgaagacccccaaaAATTCCTCATTGAGGTCTACAAGGTGCTATGTTCTATGAGGGTGTCTTCAAGTGAGAAGGCCAAGTTGGCctcatatcaactcaaggatatgGATCAAACATGGTATGTGCAATGGATGGACAATAGGTCATTATGGGGTGGTTCgatgacttgggagatctttaagGCATATTTTCTAGATCTGCTCTTCCCAAGAGAGATGAGGGAGGAGAAAGTGACGGAGTTCATCGATCTTCGTTATGGAGGGAAGACTGTCCATGAGTACTCTTTggaattcattaagttgtctAAATATGCTCTTTCTTTGGTCTATGATCCTAGAGATCAAATGAGCCATTTTGTGATGGGGGTGTTAGAGGAATACAAGAGAAGTGCTAATCggccatgctacatgacaacaagAACATTTCCTATATTATGGTTTATGCAAGAAGGGTTGAGCAGGAAAGATCTAAGCGAAAAAGTAGAGATGTTAAGAGGCCAAGGTCATTTGATGAAGGTTCCTCAAAGAATAcgcttgagatacaagacaagccaAATTTAA